TCCACATCACCAGGTCATAATTCATTGTCACGGCCCAAATCCCTGCTGGTGTCATCACCCTCCACCAAACTTTTGACTCTTGAGGAGGCCCAGGCTAGGACCCAGGCTCAGATCAACTCTCCAGTCACTGAAGACAGCAAGTACATCGAGGTGGGCGAAGGTCCAGCTGCCTTGCAGGGCAAGTTCCACACTGTCATCGAGTTTCCAACTGAGAGGTTTGTTAAATCTTCTTCCCTAGGACAATTATTAGAAAATCTATCTTTGAACAGATAGAGAATGCACATCTATCTTACAGTGTAAACCTACTGTAGATTTTATTGTAaaaaacatatacagtattttaatttcctgtcagtTGGACTTAATTAATGCTGGATTATGTCTCCCTCTGATGGTTGCTGGTAAGAATGCAGGCAGAGTCATGTTTCTCCTACACCAAGTGGTCAGTATCTTACAGGTCAGACCCTGATTGACTCCAGTCTGAGACTTGGGCAGATATCTTAACAATGAAGATGATCTGATTTTACTCATGTAGAGTTTCAAAAGTAGTTAAAAACAGATTAATGTGACTGATTGCTTTGGTCTGGTGGTTAAGGATCTGTCTTTGAGATTTCTGTGTGAATAAGGGAAACTTACTGCTCACTGCCTGCTTGTCCACCACCATTTTAATCACAGGAAGAGGCCTCCTATTAAGTCCAAGAAGTCTCCTGTGGGTAGTTGGCGTTCTTTTTTCAACCTGGGCAAGTCTTCCTCCATGTCCAAGCGCAAGCTGCACCGCAACCCGAGTGAGCCCAATGAACTAAAGGCCATGGCTCTTGCTGGTGAGTCATTCCtccacagctgaaatgaaaatagcCAGTTTTTCAATCACATTACAATTGGGCATTGACAAGAGTTTATTTGACTAAACATGGCTGAATGTTGCTGGCTTTTACTTGTTATATTTCAGGGGGCAGAGGAGACACAGCAACATTAAGATCAGCCAAAAGTGAAGAGTCGCTGAGTTCCCTGCACAATGTTGAAGGTAATCATTTGTGTCTACCTGCTCACTTTGACTTGGCATAATGAGTTTGATCAGTCAGTGCTGCCCCTAGCAAACTTCAAATGCTCATTTTAGCATTGTTTAGCCTAGTGGTATACTGTGCATGAGGCATTTTAAAGGATGTAGTTTCTGATTATGTTCTTGCCCTCATTCAGGAGAGTCCAAGGTGTACCGACCTCGGCGGCCACGCTCCAGCAGTGATGCCCTATCAGCTTCCTTTAATGGCGAGCTGCTGGACAGCCGGCAGCACTGCAACTCCTACGACAACCTGGAtgccacagaggacagtgacgGAGACGACGGACCCATCTGTGTGCCTGCCCTCATCTCACCTCCTCGTTCAGCTGGTGAAGATGTGGACCTCAGTCCGCCAGATATTGGCATGGCCTCCCTGGACTTTGACCCCATGTCTTTCCAGTGCAGTCTCCCTGACACCTCCTATGCCTTCCCACTTGATGACTCACCAGGTAGGGCAGAGGGGCCCATGTTAAAGAGGAGCCCTGGCAGCATCTGTGGCAAGAGCAATGGCTCTGACCTCATCTCTGCCACCTTCCTGGGCAGCTTGAGGGGGGAGGCCTTGTTGTCCACAGACATCAGCAGTGCTGCTGTAGAGAAGGTGGAAAGCAAGAAACTGAACACATCTTATTCTTACACTGATAAACCCACACAGGCTGTGTCACCTATTAAATGTGGAAAGACCACTAGTTTGACAGTATTTGCCACTTCAGAGCTTTTCTCTACAGAGACTTCTGACAAGAATACAGCTGGACAGGTTGTTTCTCCACAACCATTATCTCCTCCTTCAGTAGCCAAGGACTCTCCTCCCCTGATGGGCAGCATGCTGTTGAGGGCAGCTGAGCTGTCCCTAAGTGAAGCTTTCCAAATGGAGCTGCACTCGAAGCTGACAACCTTTGACAGTGTGAACAGTCAAGAGCTGAAGGGAGAGGACAGCGTACAGCAGCCACCAGCTGCCGCCAGCCAAGAGCACCAGGGTAGGAAGCAGAGAATGACCTTTCTGAGTGTAGTTTTTGGCATGTTTCTGacttgtcattgttttgtttacacCATGTAGATTAAACATAAGGGGCTAAATCATGGCATTGtttatgtgaatgttttttctaGGTTTAGGTTCCCAGCTTTGCATGGATTTCATCttagatatacagtatgatgcCTAAGTACTACATTTaacttttcccctctttcccaCTCGTGAGCACCTTCTagccagcctgccagctgtCATGTCTTTTCTTCACTGTCTTCTTTCTTACTTATTCATTCTTCAACTATAGAtcccatgtgtttttgtgtccctGCTAGGAGTCCTATCTCCAAACTCTTCAAAGGACCTCTCCCCTCGGTCCTTCAGCTCTACAGCTCCCActactgctcctcctcctcctccccctcctaaAAATGCTGCCCGCATGTTGGCCCTGGCCCTCGCCGAGACTGCCCAGCAGGTCTCTATTCAGTCTCAGTCATGGTCTTCTGAGCCCTCGACACCGGTGTCCCCTCTTCAGCCACAGGAGGCCTCTAACTTCCAGAACCCACATTTCCAGACTTCCTCAGATGTGGGAGCAGGGAGAGGAAGTTCCCCGCCACctaacagcagtgttttgactGTCACCCCGGCCTCATCTTATCCCTCCAATTCCAGTCCTACAGTCAAGCAGCAGCCACTCGAGTTGACCAGCACAATAACCAAGCTATCAGACAGTTCCAAGTCCTCTACTACACCTGGTTACCAGCCAGAAACACACTCCACTCCACCAGACACTCCTTGTTACAAGTGTGCCCCACTCCCCAGCTCAATCAGCCTGACTTCTCCAACCAGGAAAAGTCCAGAaagacagcagcctgtcacaggACAGATCCAAGTCGGTACCAGCTCATCCAGTAACACGCCAACCACCACCCCCAGTGGCAGCTGCAAAGACACTAGAGTCTTACCACACCCTGTACCTGAAGTAAGTGTCATATCAGTTTCATATGTAGGTTCTGTAAATTATTAAggttctgctgcagtgctgctacTGTCAATCCTGTCTTTCTACATTGAGTCTGCCTTTGATAATGCCAGTCATTAATAATTATGTGATTTTAGTTTACTCTCATTCAGAGAGTAAGAACGCACCATAAAATACTGCCCATAcgtatttttttaatgtctgttaCAAGTTCTACTGATACAGACATTGAATGGTTGAATTTTTACTCGAGAAAAAGGTGACTGCAAAAGTCACATGCTAAAAATGCTCATatgctaaaaaaatgaacctgagcagttttacggATGTTTTAACAGAGGTATGTCCAGACACTCGTTTGGGCACATCTGTGCAGAGTACCGTTATCTCGTCCAAGCAtacggagaaactcctctgttgaaaacaataaataaaacagtaaaataacaccacAGGTTGGTCCATAGGGTCCTCTGTGAGCCCTCtgttcattcatgtgtaaatgagacggagcggTGAAACTGACTGCGTAGTTACACCGGTCAATAGCTCACCCATCCATTGGTCTATTTTGATGATTGACACCTCAATCGACCggtcagagtcaagagaatcgaggggcagcacccaagttcaccatagaaacaccaatgacgatccagaagaAAGTAACCCCAGAGATGGCATGATCGCATGAAGAGCCCTTCACTCTAGAAACCCcttcctctttatgtaaacaaccaggaccttcgcGATTGGTCTCAAACTAACACAAagtcataggaggagacattagcagtgtttttttgAGCTGGAATATAAtgtttgaccacaaaacagcaaagttaagacatactttatgatttagTGAAgttttttctgctactctttggctgctagctaGCTGAGTTTTTGTCGCATAGTGAAGAGGCAGACATATTCGTGATCATCAGACTcactgctttcatatgataccaggcttgcGTGGTTTGCGggaagtggtgaaatcagcagatgcagtaCCATTGATGTGcgctatttttgtgttttcgttacatgcgCATttaatttcttggggtatgaattatgtttcatttgggtggcaatgcttggtagaggcttttagctgagtttctctccgtcattctggtatggtacaagttaggattggtgctaCCTAGTGtgagcattgaccatctgaactgcTCGCAGTACCACCAGCTCTAaatctcactaattaacacattatatatTGTATGACCTCCTGAAGTCTTGTACGTCACTGTACAGTTTTCAGATGACCAGAGGGGACTCCATGAAGTCACTGCACTTGTCCACTTTTACACTTATTTTTTTGTACTGGTTAAGCAAACAGCATCTtctttagtgagctttagaggtactggcagacagattttttttttcctttagacagggccaggctagctgtttccccctgtttccagtctttatgctaagctaagataagtTTCTCCTGGTTCTAGCTCCATATTAAGTGTACAGACAGAGTGCTATCAATCTTCTCAACTAACTCTTAGCTAGAAAGTGAGAGTTTAGAATGTTTtgccaaatgtcaaactgtcccTTTAACTCATATATCTTTCGATTAAGTAGGTCCCAATTTCATAATTAGGAATGACCTGTGCTCTACCCAAGGACATTTCACAGGCAGTTTTTAGGCCACTGGTACTCATTATAATGCTGTATATCATTACAAGTATTTCAAGTCCTGCACACTATAATATATGACATGCAAAATGTTTGGAGCTTACAGTAAGGGGAAAGGGAGAATggaagaaatacaaacacagacaaacattaaGAATCTCTGGTGACACTGGACAGCACCttgctgaggtgtgtgtggggTTAGGTGTTTATGATAACCTGTTGTCCCACTGCAGAAATGctcagcttgtttttttgtcaaatttcCTCAGCAAATCAGGtctgctttgctgtgttttttatcaGGTCAAACCAGAGGAGACTGCACCATCCCCAGTCCTTCCAAAACCCTCAGAACAGCCCCCTCCAACAGTTCAAAAGCCCAAAAGGCAAGCTGTCTCACTGCCCCAGCATCAAACTTCAACTCAGCAGCAGAGCCCAGCTCAGATACAGCCTCATCTTCCAACCCAGCTTCAGCCTCAAACACTGTCTCATCCACAGTCTCATCTTCCATCACAGCCTCACATGCAATCACAGACACAGGTCCAATCCCAACCTCAGCCCCACTCGAAGGCCAGTGCAAGAGTGGCCCCCACCTCTGCTGAGCCTGTGGAGAAGCCTTGGGAGGCCATAAAGCCAGTGCAGCCCTGTACAGAATCTGCAAAGTACCATGACTCGTATGGACCCGCACCTCCAGCCCCTCCTGTCCGTACAATAGAAAGCAAACTGGCCACAGCAGCACTTAGCCAAAGTGAAGCCTCCTACCATATCCTTGGTGAAGGCCCTGCACCTGGCCATCTGGAGGATGCTCTGCCTCACCATCCTCTTTCTCCTCGGAAATCTTCCACGCACCAGCCGGCTTACCTGTACCACGCTAAAGGAGAGCCGGTCTTAATTGAGCCTCCAGGAGCTGCATACTACCACCAGAGGCCTGTCCCTCTGGGCCCACAGTCCATGCCACACCACTACCGTCCAGACAGCGTCCCCCCACACCTCTCCTTTGTGTCCAAATCTGAGCCTCAGATACCCTACATTGCCCGAGTAGACAACAGATACAGCACTTTAGGCCCCAGGTCTTACCATCATTCTATAAAGTCCAGAGGAAACAGCCGTGGTATGTACATATCTCCAGGGCCAGGGCATCAGGGTTATAGCCATGACAGAACCCATGGCTATCCCACCATCCGCAGAGTGCACTCACTCCATGTTCCTTCCACCATCCGCTCAGTGCCCATCCAAAGGACTGAAGTTCCTCCAGATGACGATATGTTCTTCTATCACCGGCCCATGTATCAGTGCAAAGCCTACCAGCAACCCACACAGCAGTCTTCACAAGCCGACTACCACGTCACCCAACTGCAGCCTTACTTTGAGAATGGAAGGGTACAGTACCGCTACAGCCCGTACTCCGGTTCAAGCCTTTTGGAGGCACCTTACTATGATATTGACCCTTATGGCACAATCCGAGTCCGGCACATCCACTCCTTTAGCCGAgatccaggagctgctgctggccgAGCAGGTGGAAAGGCGTCTGGATACCACTACCTTGCTCGCCATGTTCTTCCACCAGGGAAAGAGCACAGTTTTGTGAGCAGAGACATGCCCCCCAGTCATGGAAGCAAGGAAGGTGCTGCTTATCTCTCTTGGGACCCAGAGGAGTCAGAAAAGCTCCGCATGCACTCTATCCGCAGGGAGAGCAGGGCGAGACAGAAGATTAAAGGCCCTGTCCTCTCTCAGTATGATAATGTCGGCTTGTTTGCACCAGCAGATATATCAGGCTATGAAACTATGCACCTGCGCAGTAAATCTGACCCAGGTAAAGCTGTGCTGGTTGCAGCTGAGAGCAAAGATGGGCGCTACCTCCCCAGACATATGGTGTCAGACCCAGACGTCCTCTTGTACATGGAGACTGATAAGCATGTCCAGGGCAGCGCAGCCGTTGACAAGTCAGACGGGCTCACCAAGCAAAGCAGTTCCAAGAAATGCCAATCCTCTCACTCCCTTCCAGCTACTCTGAGCCACAGTCTCTCCCATCAGCAGGAGAGCGGCCGACATGAGGCCATGTATGAGACTGCAGATGACAAACAGGCTGGAGACAACAGCAGGTCGAAACACTGGCAGCAGGAGTATCCCAACAAGAGGAATTTCCAACCACGTTATGATTGTCCTGATTCTGACCACCACCAGAGTAAAGTGAAAACATCAAGCGGCTACCACAATACAAATGAGCAGCCAGCTCCCAGGGAACAGCTTCCCCGTTCCAAACCA
Above is a window of Chaetodon auriga isolate fChaAug3 chromosome 15, fChaAug3.hap1, whole genome shotgun sequence DNA encoding:
- the arhgap32b gene encoding rho GTPase-activating protein 32 isoform X3, whose product is MEAGSGAAAAVGSAALGLLGATATSSHDILDRGLRPGRHLEDDDIVPELAHIHPRERPDWEETISAMARSAEIPELRTEPLMRSCSSSTASMKVKNVKKLCFTKGHFPKLAECAHFHYENVDFGTIQLTLGDEQCEVTRNGFESKELVYLVHIYCQGRSWIVKRSYEDFRVLDKHLHLCIYDRRFSQLPELPRLDSLTDQSESVSQMLLAYLSRLSAIADNKINCGPALTWMEVDNKGNHLLVHEESSINVPAIAAAHVIKRYIAQASDELSFEVGDIVSVIDMPPKEDTTWWRGKHGFQVGFFPSECVELINDKVPQSMTNTVPKPVSKKHGKLITFLRSFMKSRPTKQKLKQRGILRERVFGCDLGEHLLNSGHDVPQVLKSCTEFIEKHGVVDGIYRLSGIASNIQKLRHEFDSEQIPDLTKDVYIQDIHCVGSLCKLYFRELPNPLLTYQLYEKFSDAVSAATDEERLIKIHDVIQQLPPPHYRTLEFLMRHLSRLAAFSYITNMHSKNLAIVWAPNLLRSKQIESACFSGTAAFMEVRIQSVVVEFILNHVDVLFSAKLSSLIREGAGHNSLSRPKSLLVSSPSTKLLTLEEAQARTQAQINSPVTEDSKYIEVGEGPAALQGKFHTVIEFPTERKRPPIKSKKSPVGSWRSFFNLGKSSSMSKRKLHRNPSEPNELKAMALAGGRGDTATLRSAKSEESLSSLHNVEGESKVYRPRRPRSSSDALSASFNGELLDSRQHCNSYDNLDATEDSDGDDGPICVPALISPPRSAGEDVDLSPPDIGMASLDFDPMSFQCSLPDTSYAFPLDDSPGRAEGPMLKRSPGSICGKSNGSDLISATFLGSLRGEALLSTDISSAAVEKVESKKLNTSYSYTDKPTQAVSPIKCGKTTSLTVFATSELFSTETSDKNTAGQVVSPQPLSPPSVAKDSPPLMGSMLLRAAELSLSEAFQMELHSKLTTFDSVNSQELKGEDSVQQPPAAASQEHQGVLSPNSSKDLSPRSFSSTAPTTAPPPPPPPKNAARMLALALAETAQQVSIQSQSWSSEPSTPVSPLQPQEASNFQNPHFQTSSDVGAGRGSSPPPNSSVLTVTPASSYPSNSSPTVKQQPLELTSTITKLSDSSKSSTTPGYQPETHSTPPDTPCYKCAPLPSSISLTSPTRKSPERQQPVTGQIQVGTSSSSNTPTTTPSGSCKDTRVLPHPVPEVKPEETAPSPVLPKPSEQPPPTVQKPKRQAVSLPQHQTSTQQQSPAQIQPHLPTQLQPQTLSHPQSHLPSQPHMQSQTQVQSQPQPHSKASARVAPTSAEPVEKPWEAIKPVQPCTESAKYHDSYGPAPPAPPVRTIESKLATAALSQSEASYHILGEGPAPGHLEDALPHHPLSPRKSSTHQPAYLYHAKGEPVLIEPPGAAYYHQRPVPLGPQSMPHHYRPDSVPPHLSFVSKSEPQIPYIARVDNRYSTLGPRSYHHSIKSRGNSRGMYISPGPGHQGYSHDRTHGYPTIRRVHSLHVPSTIRSVPIQRTEVPPDDDMFFYHRPMYQCKAYQQPTQQSSQADYHVTQLQPYFENGRVQYRYSPYSGSSLLEAPYYDIDPYGTIRVRHIHSFSRDPGAAAGRAGGKASGYHYLARHVLPPGKEHSFVSRDMPPSHGSKEGAAYLSWDPEESEKLRMHSIRRESRARQKIKGPVLSQYDNVGLFAPADISGYETMHLRSKSDPGKAVLVAAESKDGRYLPRHMVSDPDVLLYMETDKHVQGSAAVDKSDGLTKQSSSKKCQSSHSLPATLSHSLSHQQESGRHEAMYETADDKQAGDNSRSKHWQQEYPNKRNFQPRYDCPDSDHHQSKVKTSSGYHNTNEQPAPREQLPRSKPERSHSIREQQHHSQGKPELDRDYSYQKHGTKMAQSHYDNLDDYHPVPQPQAPVQKRGGTSTYPTPGFTASHSNRAYSTALGQGAFIQTDLAMQRPETEIRTE